A section of the Spirosoma pollinicola genome encodes:
- a CDS encoding glycosyltransferase family 2 protein, with amino-acid sequence MLKVSVLIITYNQKNFIREAIDSVLAQKTTFPIEILVGDDFSSDGTREIIQEYERKYPGLVKGVLHPYNMGKNGGINFLETLKLAKGEYYALIDGDDYLIDPLKLQKQADLLDAHPDYSLTFHNALITYEDGKPSHVLNGPDMKPFYTIEDLVGEDEIWFMATSSTMCRNSIAEYPAWFRESVSGDIPRLILKAKLGKIGYLPDLMSVYRKNRNGVSFSDKYDDAVFLKNRIDMYSNINRELDYKFDSVLRKNIARYYKMMLNSTQFRDSYIKKLRLAAIYYSLAKPDWADFKKVIYNHLTPPVVQRAYGVVAIGLHRLMNG; translated from the coding sequence ATGCTAAAAGTCAGTGTTCTGATTATCACTTATAACCAGAAAAATTTTATCCGAGAGGCCATTGATAGTGTACTGGCTCAAAAGACTACTTTTCCTATTGAAATATTGGTCGGCGATGACTTTTCGAGCGATGGTACGCGGGAGATTATTCAGGAATACGAACGCAAGTATCCGGGTCTGGTCAAAGGTGTGCTGCACCCCTATAATATGGGTAAAAACGGCGGGATTAATTTTCTGGAAACGTTGAAATTAGCAAAAGGAGAGTATTATGCCTTGATTGATGGCGATGACTATCTAATTGACCCGCTCAAGTTGCAAAAACAGGCTGATCTGTTAGACGCTCATCCTGATTATTCACTGACATTTCACAATGCGCTCATTACGTATGAAGATGGCAAGCCTTCGCACGTATTGAACGGCCCCGACATGAAGCCCTTCTACACAATAGAGGACTTAGTTGGAGAGGATGAAATCTGGTTCATGGCCACATCCTCCACCATGTGTCGCAATTCCATTGCTGAATATCCAGCCTGGTTTCGGGAGTCGGTTAGCGGAGACATTCCACGGCTGATTTTAAAAGCAAAATTGGGCAAAATCGGCTATCTGCCTGACTTGATGTCGGTGTACAGGAAAAATAGAAACGGAGTAAGCTTTTCCGACAAGTATGACGATGCAGTTTTCCTGAAAAACCGCATCGATATGTACAGCAATATCAATCGCGAGCTGGACTATAAGTTTGATAGTGTATTGAGAAAGAATATAGCTCGCTATTATAAAATGATGCTCAACAGCACCCAGTTTCGAGACTCATATATAAAGAAATTGCGCCTAGCTGCCATCTATTATTCATTGGCAAAACCAGATTGGGCTGATTTCAAAAAGGTTATTTACAACCACCTGACGCCACCAGTTGTGCAGCGTGCTTATGGGGTAGTAGCCATCGGCTTACACCGACTCATGAATGGTTAA
- a CDS encoding superoxide dismutase, which produces MAFVLDPLPYPSDSLEPNIDKQTMEIHHDKHHNAYVTNLNNAIAGTDMENKSIEDLLSSVSKAPIAVRNNGGGHYNHTLFWNTISGSGGGLPTGTLADAITQKFGSFDTFKEEFTKAATTRFGSGWAWLIVTPEGELAVTSSPNQDNPLMDVAEVKGFPVIGLDVWEHAYYLKYQNRRPDYIAAYFNVVDWNAAEKRYQQGKQA; this is translated from the coding sequence ATGGCTTTTGTACTAGACCCACTTCCTTACCCAAGTGATTCGCTCGAACCGAATATCGATAAACAGACAATGGAAATTCACCACGATAAGCACCATAATGCCTACGTGACGAATTTGAATAACGCTATTGCGGGTACTGACATGGAGAATAAATCCATTGAAGATCTGCTGTCCAGTGTAAGTAAAGCACCAATTGCTGTGCGTAACAACGGTGGTGGTCATTATAACCATACGTTGTTCTGGAACACAATCTCAGGCAGTGGTGGTGGTCTGCCGACAGGTACCCTGGCTGATGCAATCACACAGAAATTTGGTTCGTTCGATACCTTCAAAGAAGAGTTCACGAAGGCAGCAACTACTCGTTTTGGTTCTGGTTGGGCTTGGTTGATCGTAACTCCCGAAGGTGAACTGGCTGTCACATCATCGCCAAATCAGGACAACCCATTGATGGACGTTGCCGAAGTAAAAGGCTTTCCTGTCATTGGCCTGGATGTATGGGAACATGCATATTATCTGAAATACCAAAACCGTCGTCCCGATTATATTGCCGCTTATTTCAATGTGGTTGATTGGAATGCCGCCGAGAAGCGCTATCAGCAAGGTAAGCAAGCCTAG
- a CDS encoding NAD-dependent epimerase/dehydratase family protein, producing MKIALVTGSAGLIGSEAVAFFADKFDLIIGIDNNMRQYFFGADGSTEWNRNRLAETYTNYHHRPADIREVSQLETIFREFGTDIKLVLHTAAQPSHDWAAREPFTDFGVNAVGTLNMLEMTRLHCPEAVFIFTSTNKVYGDNPNFLPLIETETRWEIDHNHPYFENGIDEHMSIDHTKHSVFGASKVAADIMVQEYGRYFGMNTAVFRGGCLTGPNHSGAQLHGFLSYLMKCAITGNQYTIFGYKGKQVRDNIHSWDLVNMFWHFYQNPRPGEVYNAGGGRYANCSMLEAMALCETISGNKMNYQYSETNRSGDHIWYISDLTKFKQHYPGWDWTFDLTETMTQIHDSMITRLAPTL from the coding sequence ATGAAAATTGCATTAGTTACAGGGTCTGCTGGTTTGATAGGCAGTGAAGCCGTTGCTTTCTTTGCCGATAAATTCGATCTGATAATTGGTATTGATAACAACATGCGGCAATACTTCTTTGGTGCTGATGGGTCAACGGAGTGGAACCGAAATCGCCTTGCCGAAACCTATACTAATTATCACCATCGGCCAGCCGATATTCGGGAAGTATCGCAATTGGAAACGATTTTTCGCGAATTCGGTACTGATATCAAACTTGTACTGCATACAGCAGCTCAACCAAGCCATGACTGGGCCGCTCGCGAGCCGTTCACCGATTTTGGCGTTAATGCTGTTGGTACGCTCAATATGCTGGAAATGACCCGCCTGCATTGCCCCGAAGCGGTATTCATTTTCACGTCAACCAATAAAGTGTATGGCGACAATCCAAATTTCCTGCCCCTTATCGAAACCGAGACGCGCTGGGAAATAGACCATAATCACCCTTATTTCGAGAATGGTATCGACGAGCATATGAGTATCGACCACACCAAACACTCTGTTTTTGGAGCCTCTAAAGTGGCTGCCGACATCATGGTGCAGGAGTATGGCCGTTACTTTGGTATGAATACCGCTGTGTTCCGGGGTGGGTGCCTCACAGGCCCGAACCACTCAGGCGCTCAATTGCACGGATTCCTGTCGTACCTGATGAAATGTGCCATTACAGGCAATCAATACACTATTTTTGGCTACAAGGGCAAACAAGTTCGCGACAATATTCATAGCTGGGATCTGGTGAACATGTTTTGGCATTTCTACCAGAATCCACGTCCGGGCGAAGTATACAACGCGGGCGGTGGTCGCTACGCCAACTGTTCCATGCTCGAAGCCATGGCACTTTGCGAAACCATTTCGGGCAATAAAATGAATTATCAGTATTCGGAGACCAATCGCAGTGGCGATCATATCTGGTATATCTCCGACCTGACTAAGTTTAAACAGCATTATCCCGGTTGGGACTGGACATTCGATTTGACAGAAACGATGACTCAGATCCACGACAGTATGATTACCCGGTTGGCTCCAACCCTTTAA
- a CDS encoding T9SS type A sorting domain-containing protein, protein MKGRILYSCLIVCLFCTGLSISSYAQAISNVTFPAAAVCPGSNVTVSFTTSAQFAAGNIFTAYLSDASGTSYPTIIGTVTSRTTGTINATIPTGTATGSGYKIQVKATNGVSANSSATLTVSRPTAPGVTPPSSPYCESDVAPGLLATASGGGSLNWYGTNSSGGTASSTPTVPSTAASAIGTTLYYVSQTVGGCESPRASISVTVKGKPSTPGVITPLTYCVGQPASALTATPGTGGSLNWYSVASGGTASSAAPVPVTSAAISKTYYVSQTQNGCEGPRASITVVVNAIPAAPTATAPAPYCEGATASALSATGQNLLWYGTNASGGSGSGSATVPSTSVIGNTVYYVSQTVNGCESSRTGITIQVKDSPGAPAVTTPSPYCQNQTATALSAIPSTGAILNWYGISSSGGSPSATPTIPVTTQAGTINYYVSQTLNGCEGPRASISVTVKGTPSAPSVSSPLVACQNRTGYSLTASPSSGGSLNWYGTSASGGSSTSTPPILSTASVGSVTYYVSQSVNGCESARSALIVTVNAVPAAPTATAPSPYCEGSTATALSASGQSLLWYGTNASGGSGSGNATVPSTSVIGSTVYYVSQTVSSCESERTGITVQVKDTPNAPGTSAVDFCQGTSVPTLNVSLTSNATVNWYGTNSSGGTPSATAPVPSNSTVGTTVYYVSQTLVGCEGPRASLSVRVKSTPSAPGVNSISFCNNSQAQQLTASGTSLKWFDASDNLLGGAPTPNTGTVGNQTFKVSQTTNENCEGPKASLIVTINPLPSPPGVSNLTYCQAQDDQPQQGIGPLTANGQGSLKWFFSDGSPSASPPTPSIQQSGTQIFQVSQVVNNCEGAKAILQVTVTTPPAPVTPKPVVTYCINDKAVPLEAVGETGSQLKWVDPYGKVTNNAPTPLTLNTNVQPQGDPFYVYQIASNGCYSARSTIRVVVNTTPTLSLFAPTPVVNLGIKAPLQLKFTGSGPYSYSLTGGYSGIARIDTTISVLPRGNTTYQVTSISNGCGTGLPGNPATIAVRVPSVSTSSLTATTLCAGTSLSVPFVTAGEFNPGNAFRIEMVSVTDTTKKYAVSTSANNSPVTGSIPTTLLSGQYYVRIKADNPEIAIIGSNSPTLLTVRSFPTATLTGTQNIYEGTPANLTLTFGGDGPWNVTYADSLRNYPLTVTTNPYVVEARPVRTTTYSLVNVSNSCGTGTLSGTAVITVLPLLGVDDNSLDPLVKAYPVPTATTLIVELNLPLTHDPATLSLTDLGGRPILQHTTRNQLNELNLTAQPSGLYLLRIQVGDRQTVRKVLKQ, encoded by the coding sequence ATGAAGGGACGTATTCTCTACTCCTGCTTAATTGTCTGCTTATTTTGTACTGGACTGAGTATCTCCAGTTATGCCCAGGCAATATCTAATGTCACGTTTCCCGCAGCGGCTGTCTGTCCCGGAAGTAATGTAACAGTTTCATTTACGACAAGTGCCCAATTTGCTGCTGGAAATATATTCACGGCTTATTTGTCTGATGCAAGTGGCACGTCTTATCCCACAATAATAGGTACTGTCACAAGCCGAACAACTGGAACGATTAACGCCACGATTCCAACGGGAACGGCTACCGGTTCGGGATACAAAATTCAGGTGAAGGCAACTAACGGCGTATCAGCCAACTCGTCGGCTACACTCACGGTCAGTCGTCCAACTGCACCAGGTGTAACACCCCCATCATCACCTTACTGCGAATCGGATGTAGCCCCGGGCTTACTCGCAACAGCTTCAGGCGGAGGTAGTCTTAATTGGTATGGCACCAATTCGTCGGGGGGAACAGCCTCAAGTACACCAACCGTACCCAGCACTGCTGCATCGGCGATTGGAACAACCCTGTATTACGTCAGCCAGACAGTTGGTGGCTGCGAAAGCCCACGGGCCTCTATTTCGGTTACAGTTAAAGGTAAACCCAGTACACCGGGAGTAATAACACCTTTAACTTATTGCGTGGGGCAACCCGCAAGTGCCTTAACGGCAACACCAGGAACCGGTGGGTCGCTCAACTGGTATTCTGTTGCATCAGGCGGTACAGCTTCATCTGCAGCACCCGTTCCTGTAACATCAGCAGCCATTAGTAAGACATATTATGTAAGCCAAACGCAAAACGGGTGTGAAGGACCACGAGCATCCATCACGGTGGTTGTCAATGCTATTCCTGCCGCACCAACAGCTACTGCTCCCGCTCCTTACTGCGAAGGAGCAACGGCATCAGCCCTTTCTGCCACAGGCCAAAACCTGTTGTGGTACGGCACGAATGCATCAGGCGGATCGGGCTCTGGTAGTGCTACGGTTCCCAGCACGTCAGTCATTGGTAATACCGTGTATTATGTATCTCAAACGGTGAATGGCTGTGAAAGCAGCCGGACGGGTATTACTATACAGGTAAAAGATTCACCTGGCGCACCAGCAGTTACTACCCCTTCACCATATTGTCAAAATCAAACCGCTACAGCTTTAAGTGCCATTCCATCTACCGGCGCAATATTGAACTGGTATGGAATAAGTTCCTCAGGTGGCTCACCTTCTGCAACGCCAACTATTCCGGTAACAACCCAGGCTGGTACTATTAACTACTACGTTAGCCAAACCCTGAACGGGTGCGAAGGGCCACGGGCATCGATTTCAGTAACGGTTAAGGGTACCCCAAGTGCGCCAAGTGTGTCAAGCCCGCTTGTTGCCTGTCAAAATCGAACAGGCTACTCGCTGACAGCCTCTCCATCCAGTGGTGGTTCGCTCAACTGGTATGGTACGTCAGCGTCAGGCGGATCTTCGACATCGACACCCCCCATACTGTCAACGGCAAGTGTAGGATCAGTAACTTATTATGTCAGTCAGTCGGTAAATGGGTGCGAAAGCGCTCGATCTGCCCTTATCGTCACCGTTAACGCTGTCCCAGCTGCTCCAACAGCAACCGCTCCCTCTCCTTATTGCGAAGGTTCTACCGCTACAGCCCTTTCGGCCTCCGGGCAAAGTTTGCTCTGGTACGGCACCAATGCATCGGGCGGGTCAGGGTCAGGCAATGCTACGGTTCCCAGCACGTCAGTTATTGGCAGTACGGTGTATTATGTATCTCAAACGGTGAGTAGCTGCGAAAGTGAGCGCACAGGGATAACGGTACAGGTAAAAGACACGCCGAATGCTCCCGGCACATCGGCCGTTGATTTCTGTCAGGGGACTAGTGTCCCTACCTTAAATGTTTCGTTAACGTCTAACGCTACTGTTAACTGGTACGGTACCAACTCCTCGGGAGGTACACCCTCAGCAACGGCACCTGTACCTTCTAATTCAACGGTTGGCACTACCGTCTACTACGTCAGCCAGACATTAGTTGGTTGCGAAGGGCCACGTGCCAGCCTAAGTGTCCGGGTAAAATCCACTCCGTCAGCACCGGGAGTTAACTCCATTAGTTTTTGTAATAACAGTCAGGCTCAGCAGTTAACGGCCTCGGGTACAAGCTTAAAGTGGTTCGATGCATCTGACAATTTGCTTGGTGGCGCTCCAACGCCCAATACGGGAACAGTAGGGAATCAGACGTTCAAAGTATCGCAGACAACAAATGAAAACTGCGAAGGGCCAAAAGCCAGTCTGATCGTTACAATCAACCCCTTGCCTAGCCCTCCCGGCGTAAGTAATCTGACCTACTGCCAAGCGCAGGATGATCAGCCACAGCAAGGAATAGGCCCATTGACCGCCAATGGGCAAGGGAGCTTGAAATGGTTTTTTTCGGATGGAAGTCCGTCTGCCAGCCCACCTACACCATCTATTCAACAGTCTGGAACACAAATTTTTCAGGTAAGTCAGGTAGTTAACAACTGTGAAGGTGCCAAAGCTATCCTTCAGGTAACGGTTACAACGCCACCAGCACCAGTTACACCGAAACCAGTGGTTACGTACTGTATTAATGATAAGGCCGTTCCGCTGGAAGCTGTTGGTGAAACAGGTAGCCAGTTGAAATGGGTTGACCCATATGGTAAAGTTACAAACAACGCACCAACGCCATTGACGCTGAACACAAATGTACAGCCACAGGGAGATCCTTTTTATGTCTACCAAATTGCGTCAAACGGGTGTTACAGCGCCCGATCAACGATTCGCGTAGTTGTCAATACAACCCCAACACTGTCTCTGTTTGCGCCAACACCCGTTGTTAATCTGGGCATAAAGGCCCCTTTACAATTGAAATTTACTGGCTCTGGCCCTTATAGCTACAGCCTTACGGGTGGTTACTCCGGCATAGCCCGTATCGATACAACAATTTCAGTGTTACCTCGTGGAAATACCACCTATCAGGTAACATCAATTAGTAATGGTTGCGGAACCGGTTTACCAGGGAATCCGGCAACCATTGCGGTTCGTGTGCCATCGGTGTCAACTAGTTCATTAACGGCAACTACTTTGTGCGCAGGTACATCATTGTCGGTTCCATTTGTTACCGCAGGAGAGTTCAATCCGGGCAACGCATTCCGAATAGAGATGGTTAGCGTAACAGATACGACAAAAAAATATGCCGTTTCGACAAGCGCCAATAACTCGCCGGTGACAGGCTCTATACCTACTACCTTATTGAGCGGACAATATTACGTTCGTATAAAAGCCGACAATCCGGAAATAGCGATCATAGGTAGTAATAGTCCCACATTACTGACAGTGCGCTCGTTTCCAACGGCAACGCTAACGGGTACGCAGAATATTTATGAGGGCACACCAGCGAATCTGACACTCACCTTTGGGGGGGATGGCCCCTGGAATGTGACGTATGCCGATAGCCTTAGAAACTACCCACTAACAGTTACCACAAACCCGTATGTAGTTGAGGCCCGGCCAGTCCGCACCACGACATACAGCTTAGTCAATGTTTCTAACAGTTGTGGCACCGGGACACTGTCAGGTACTGCGGTAATAACAGTACTGCCTTTACTGGGTGTTGACGATAATTCGCTCGATCCGTTGGTAAAAGCCTATCCTGTACCAACAGCGACAACGTTGATTGTTGAATTGAATTTGCCGTTAACGCATGACCCGGCCACGTTATCGTTGACCGACTTAGGGGGTCGACCCATTTTACAGCACACGACCCGAAATCAGCTGAATGAGCTGAATCTTACTGCACAACCCAGTGGCTTATACCTGTTGCGTATACAAGTTGGTGATCGGCAAACAGTTAGAAAAGTGTTGAAGCAGTAG
- a CDS encoding YheT family hydrolase gives MPLIPSAYPGPPAYQYNGHLQTIIPGLTRAVTGIAYERERLTLQDGDFVDLDWINKGQNRLVILTHGLEGDSTRQYMLGTAKLFAQQKYDVLAWNCRSCSGEMNQAFRLYNHGEIGDLGEVIAHALQRNSYSEVVLVGYSMGGNITLKYLGVHGNQLPNVIKGGVAISAPTDLGASAKLLDRPFNRFYRNRFMKKLVVKLSQKAIQFPGRLDMSKLKQVKLWRDFDELFSAPVNSYRSADDFYEQASAVNFMPGICVPTLLLNAQNDPLLSPECSPAWLAETHPHIFLETPRTGGHVGFQLSGDVYTYAERRALSFAQNLA, from the coding sequence ATGCCGCTTATACCTTCTGCCTATCCCGGTCCTCCGGCCTATCAGTACAACGGTCATCTGCAAACGATCATTCCCGGCCTTACGCGCGCCGTAACGGGCATTGCCTATGAACGCGAACGGTTGACGTTACAGGATGGCGATTTTGTTGATCTTGATTGGATAAATAAGGGTCAAAACCGTCTGGTTATCTTAACGCATGGGCTGGAGGGCGATAGTACCCGGCAATATATGCTCGGAACGGCCAAACTCTTTGCGCAGCAAAAGTACGATGTTCTGGCCTGGAACTGTCGCTCGTGTAGCGGAGAAATGAATCAGGCATTCAGACTCTATAATCACGGTGAGATTGGGGACCTCGGCGAGGTTATCGCGCATGCCCTTCAACGAAATTCGTATAGCGAAGTCGTACTGGTTGGCTACAGTATGGGGGGAAATATTACACTAAAATACTTGGGAGTTCATGGTAACCAGTTACCCAACGTCATTAAGGGTGGAGTAGCTATTTCGGCACCAACCGATTTGGGTGCCAGTGCCAAGCTGCTCGACCGGCCGTTTAACCGGTTTTACCGGAATCGGTTCATGAAGAAACTGGTCGTCAAACTAAGCCAGAAAGCAATACAATTTCCGGGTAGACTGGACATGAGTAAGTTGAAGCAGGTGAAACTGTGGCGGGATTTTGACGAGCTTTTTTCTGCTCCGGTTAACAGTTATCGTAGTGCCGACGATTTCTATGAACAGGCCTCAGCGGTTAATTTTATGCCGGGTATATGCGTTCCAACCTTACTATTGAATGCACAGAATGACCCGCTTCTGTCGCCTGAGTGTTCCCCGGCCTGGCTCGCCGAAACCCACCCCCATATTTTTCTGGAAACACCAAGAACCGGCGGCCATGTTGGTTTTCAGCTATCGGGCGATGTCTACACGTATGCTGAGCGTCGTGCGCTTTCGTTTGCTCAAAATCTGGCTTAA
- a CDS encoding nucleoside deaminase, whose amino-acid sequence MPDDYFMEMALVLAEEAADNGEIPVGAIVVCRNRIIAKARNQTEQLNDVTAHAEIMAITSAAQYLGGKYLTDCTMYITLEPCVMCAGALFWAQLGRLVIGASDPKRGYSRIQPSLLHPKTRLETGLLAEESQALLAKFFSRLRT is encoded by the coding sequence ATGCCCGACGACTATTTCATGGAAATGGCATTGGTTCTGGCCGAAGAAGCCGCCGATAATGGGGAAATTCCCGTTGGTGCCATTGTCGTTTGCCGAAATCGGATTATTGCTAAAGCACGAAACCAGACGGAGCAGTTAAACGACGTAACAGCACATGCCGAAATCATGGCAATTACATCGGCAGCGCAATATTTAGGGGGTAAATACCTCACTGATTGTACCATGTACATTACGCTGGAGCCCTGTGTCATGTGTGCCGGCGCTCTTTTCTGGGCTCAGCTTGGGCGGTTGGTTATTGGGGCCAGTGATCCCAAACGCGGCTACAGTCGTATTCAGCCGTCGTTATTACACCCAAAAACCCGGCTCGAAACAGGTTTACTTGCCGAAGAGAGCCAGGCATTGCTGGCGAAGTTTTTTAGTCGCTTAAGAACATAA
- a CDS encoding MerR family transcriptional regulator, producing the protein MSTYSIRDLEQLSGIKAHTLRIWEQRYTILSPDRTDTNIRTYGDEDLKRVLNISLLKDHGYKISEIAKFSTDELNREIVKISERHLSYPDQIQALTIAMLDLNEDRFEKIISTNILQAGFENTMINIIYPFLNRIGTLWVTGSIGPAQEHFITNLIRQKIIVAIDSQIGSPTSSGKKYMLFLPEGEFHEISLLFAQFIIRSRSNKVIYLGQSLPFNELVFAHELYQPDYIFSVLTTVPSNHEVQPFVNRLAGAFPNTQVLLTGYQVVGQDITPPDNTIIINQITELMRIASN; encoded by the coding sequence ATGAGTACGTATTCAATCAGAGATTTAGAACAACTTTCAGGTATCAAAGCGCATACGCTTCGGATTTGGGAACAACGATACACGATTCTCTCACCTGACCGAACAGATACTAACATTCGTACCTACGGTGATGAAGACCTTAAACGAGTTTTGAATATTTCTCTATTAAAAGACCACGGCTATAAAATTTCGGAAATCGCGAAATTTTCTACTGATGAACTAAACAGGGAAATAGTTAAGATCTCCGAAAGGCATCTTAGCTACCCAGACCAGATTCAAGCGCTAACCATCGCTATGCTGGATCTAAATGAAGATCGTTTCGAGAAAATTATCAGCACGAACATTCTTCAGGCTGGCTTTGAAAATACAATGATCAATATCATTTACCCATTTTTAAACCGTATAGGCACATTATGGGTAACGGGATCTATCGGGCCGGCACAGGAACATTTTATAACAAACCTGATTCGTCAAAAAATCATTGTTGCCATTGACAGCCAAATAGGTTCGCCAACTTCCTCTGGCAAAAAATACATGTTATTTTTACCAGAGGGCGAGTTTCACGAAATTAGTCTTCTATTTGCGCAATTCATTATTCGCTCCCGGTCCAATAAAGTCATTTATCTGGGGCAAAGCCTTCCTTTCAATGAGTTAGTGTTTGCGCATGAATTGTATCAACCCGATTATATTTTTTCGGTACTTACCACGGTGCCGTCAAACCACGAAGTTCAGCCTTTTGTCAATCGTCTGGCGGGTGCTTTCCCAAACACACAGGTACTGTTAACGGGATATCAGGTCGTTGGTCAGGACATCACCCCTCCCGACAACACAATCATTATCAATCAAATAACTGAGTTGATGCGTATTGCCAGTAATTGA
- a CDS encoding glycosyltransferase family 2 protein, whose protein sequence is MKLSVVIPAYNEEESLPPTLRALYQTLSRHGIPHEICVTNDNSKDGTLAILEKLAATEIPTLVYYTNPGPNGFGYAVRYGLERFTGDCVAVFMADLSDDPEDLVRFYNKMLDSDVDAVFGSRWEAGGKVIDYPQLKKLINRVANFIVRMVMGIKYNDTTNAFKLYKRETIEGVKPFLAPHFNLTVELPLKAIVRGYSYAVVPNSWTNRKYGESKLKIKEMGSRYFFILMYCLIEKYFSQGDFRKKTPASVPQTVSR, encoded by the coding sequence ATGAAATTAAGCGTCGTTATCCCCGCCTACAACGAAGAGGAGTCGTTGCCCCCAACGCTACGTGCCCTTTATCAAACCCTTTCCAGGCACGGAATTCCTCATGAGATATGCGTTACGAACGATAATTCCAAAGATGGTACGCTAGCCATACTGGAGAAATTAGCCGCGACTGAAATTCCAACACTCGTTTACTACACAAATCCGGGACCCAATGGGTTTGGTTACGCCGTTCGGTATGGTCTGGAGCGGTTCACGGGCGATTGTGTTGCGGTATTCATGGCTGACTTGTCTGACGATCCGGAAGATTTGGTTCGATTTTATAATAAGATGCTCGATTCGGATGTCGATGCGGTCTTCGGTTCCCGCTGGGAAGCTGGTGGCAAGGTGATCGACTATCCACAGCTTAAAAAATTGATCAACCGAGTCGCTAATTTCATTGTTCGAATGGTGATGGGCATTAAATACAATGACACCACCAACGCCTTTAAGCTTTATAAACGTGAAACTATTGAAGGTGTAAAGCCTTTTCTGGCGCCCCACTTTAATTTAACGGTCGAACTCCCCCTCAAAGCCATCGTTCGTGGTTATTCGTACGCGGTTGTACCAAACAGCTGGACAAATCGAAAATACGGCGAGTCGAAATTGAAGATCAAAGAAATGGGTAGCCGCTACTTTTTTATTTTGATGTATTGTCTGATCGAGAAGTACTTCTCGCAGGGCGATTTCAGAAAAAAAACGCCGGCATCTGTGCCCCAAACGGTTAGCCGGTAG
- a CDS encoding glycoside hydrolase family protein, with amino-acid sequence MTWEKKGLVYKPDGSKSFSRTHAQVPFGYVMQDKVRVYFSTRDEDSASAVSFVELNPDNLSEVTYIHNKACLTKGAVGMFDETGTMPSWFLPVGDEIWLYYTGWNKSETASYRLGIGLAISRDGGLTFERKYTGPLLDRSIYDQVWIAQPCVMREEQPDGSIRWRMWYLSCTKIEVIDGHPEPFYDVKYAESEDGIDWKRTGHVCVGYDQFTDAIGRPTVYKDGDLYKMYFSYRNATNYRTDVRQSYRIGYAQSNDGITWERRDDLAGIERSIDGWDSMMMDYCHIFNHREQWVMLYNGNGFGASGFGYATQPAG; translated from the coding sequence ATGACCTGGGAAAAAAAAGGACTGGTTTATAAACCTGACGGCTCGAAATCGTTTAGCCGTACCCACGCGCAAGTTCCGTTTGGGTATGTTATGCAAGACAAAGTGCGGGTGTACTTTTCCACGCGTGATGAAGACAGCGCATCGGCCGTTTCCTTCGTTGAACTAAACCCCGATAATCTGTCGGAAGTGACATACATTCATAACAAAGCCTGCTTGACAAAAGGTGCAGTTGGCATGTTTGATGAAACAGGAACCATGCCTTCCTGGTTTTTACCGGTAGGCGATGAAATCTGGCTCTACTACACTGGCTGGAACAAAAGCGAAACGGCAAGTTATCGGCTGGGTATTGGTTTGGCTATCAGTCGCGATGGCGGGTTAACGTTTGAACGGAAATATACAGGCCCCCTACTCGATCGGTCCATTTACGATCAGGTCTGGATAGCCCAGCCCTGCGTCATGCGTGAAGAACAGCCTGATGGTTCAATCCGGTGGCGTATGTGGTACCTGTCGTGTACGAAAATAGAAGTAATAGACGGGCATCCCGAGCCTTTTTACGACGTTAAGTATGCCGAATCGGAAGATGGTATTGACTGGAAACGGACAGGGCATGTCTGTGTAGGATACGATCAGTTCACAGATGCCATTGGCCGCCCAACGGTCTATAAAGACGGTGATTTGTACAAAATGTATTTTTCGTACCGTAATGCAACCAATTATCGTACTGATGTTCGGCAGAGTTACCGCATTGGATATGCTCAGTCGAACGATGGTATTACCTGGGAGCGAAGAGACGATCTGGCTGGAATTGAACGGTCAATAGATGGCTGGGATTCAATGATGATGGATTACTGCCATATCTTCAATCATCGTGAGCAGTGGGTTATGTTGTACAACGGAAATGGTTTTGGTGCCTCGGGATTTGGTTATGCAACTCAGCCAGCAGGCTGA